The Oncorhynchus nerka isolate Pitt River linkage group LG15, Oner_Uvic_2.0, whole genome shotgun sequence genome contains the following window.
tgacaCTATCTATTATTACAGAGCtctgattatgacatcatgacaCTATCTAGTATTAGAGAGCtctgattatgacatcatgacattatctattattacagagctctgattatgacatcatgacaCTATCTATTATTACAGAGCtctgattatgacatcatgacactatctattattatagagctctgattatgacatcatgacaCTATCTAGTATTAGAGAGCtctgattatgacatcatgacactatctattattagagagctctgattatgacatcatgacattcCATGAGAAGATTAGAGTTGAAACTCcacattattaatattattatgattatgtttattttatttttttgcgaCCAAACTTTTTATTttgttacaaacagacaatctgactGAGTTTTTACAGAAAACAAAAGAACAATTAAAGAGTTGCATAAAAAGACCAACCCATTACCCCCCCACCCGccctcatcctccctccacagCCAGAAACCATGTTTCCTTCCCCACCAACCCATTACCCCCTCAGTCCCCACCCCgcctcatcctccctccacagCCCCCCACCCGccctcatcctccctccacagCCCCCACCCgcccctcatcctccctcccacAGCCCCCACCCGccctcatcctccctccacagCCCCCACCCGccctcatcctccctccacagCCCCCACCCGccctcatcctccctccacagTCCCCACCCGccctcatcctccctccacagCCCCCTCGGTCCCCACCCGCCCTCAGCCTCCCTCCACAGCCCCCTCGGTCTCCACCCGCCTCatcctccctccaccacagtccccacccccacccgccctcatcctccctccacagCCAGAAACCATGTTTCCCTCCCCACCTAGCCCCCCAGCTTATCAGCCCCTTACACCCTCCCCAAAAATTACCAGAGACCCCCCCATAACACCCTTTCCCCAGGGGCCTGAAAGCAAAGAAAGTACCAAAGTCTAAATATTGATACCAACATTTTTAAATAGACCTCAGTAGGAATACCGTCCGATCCAGCTGATTTgcctttattcatgttatccatCAGCCCTCGAGGACCAATGCCATTTTGAGTTCATTGCGAGACTTAGTAGGTGTCCACTTTAGAAGTGGATCACTGCAAGAGATTAATTTATCGGTCTTAATTGCAAGTGGAGGGCAGAGGTAATTTCCTCACGCACAGTCTCTTGGAAAAGTCGTGGCCAACTCTTTCTGTTGTCTGGTGTTGAGAGCAGCCATGTTCCTTCCCACAGGTGAATTGTGAATGGACAGATTACGCGGAGCTACAGTGAACCTCTCACACCTTAACATTGGGCTATGTGTTGACAATTATTTTGAAAAGAAGTCCGTTCATTTCAAATATAGCCACGCATTCCAGAACCCAACCAGGATGTTCTAGAATGTTCTTCAAACTGAACTAATTTTGAGAGACAAAGTCTGGATTAAACCCTAGGTATCATTCAGGTTTGTTTTAGGGTCTTCAGTTTAGTATTTAACTAAATGCTCTATTTATTTGTCTTTGGCAGGAGAGAGACAAGACTCTCACTCTGACAGCGAAAAGCGTCTTTCAGAAGAACCAGAGACGTCCAAATCAGCAAGACGACGCCACtcttcccagtgtggaaagagtttgacCAAGTTAGGGAGCCTTAAAAACCATGATattacacacacaggagaaaagccctaccaatgttcccagtgtggaaagagttttacaaGGTTTTGGAACCTAAAAGAACatgtgaggacacacacaggggaaaaacctcatcactgctcccagtgtggaaagagttttatccGGTTAAGCCACCTGAAAGAACACAAGAGAACGCACACAGGGGAGAAGTCTTAttactgctcccaatgtggaaaagGTTTTATCCAGTTAAGGAAACTGAAAATGCATGAAATGACACATACAGGGGAGAAGCCCTACCACTGCTCAGAGTGTGAAAATAGATATGTTTCATCAGGAGCCCTGAAGTCAcataagagaacacacacaggggagaagccatacctctgttcccagtgtggaaagagttttagctGGCCAGGGCAACTGAAAGAGcacgagaggacacacacaggagtgaAGCCTTACTATTGCTCcctgtgtggaaagagttttacccatTTAGGGAACTTAAAAAGGCATAAAAGATCACACGCTGTAGAGAAGCCGTATCAATGCTCCCAGtgtgaaaacgtgtttttatCACCATGGGACCTGAAAAAACATGAGAAAACCCACTCTGTAGAGAGGCCTTTCAAATGCTCTCAGTGTGGAAAGAGATTTATTCAGCGTTGTCATTTGAAAGCGCATGAAAAAATACACACAGGCGAAAAACCAATGTGCTCTcattgtggaaagagttttacccagtTAGGAGCCTAAAAGAGCACGAGAGGACACACAcgggagagaagccataccactgTTCCcggtgtggaaagagttttacccggTTATGGTGCCTGAAAGCACATGAGAGAATGAAGAAGCTGTGTTCTGACTTACGTTTTTGACTGagaattttgtgtttttgttcatGTCACGTAAAATCAACTTGGTTCGatgctagaatccttagttgctgCCTACTTTTTTTAAACCTCTAAATTAATGATACATACTCATTGATTCTTGATGAACATAACTCataaaatgcctcatgagcttcgtTCAACTGTCATACTCAGATTCCAAAATACACGCTTGATTTGCACCAAtgttttgtaaacaatgtaaacacACATTGTATGAGCCTCAAAACAGATTATAGTTTAAACTATAATTTTCGGTCAAACTAAAGATTCTagctttaaaggtccaatgcagcctgTTTTTAAAAACATCtcgatatcaaatcatttctgggtaataaTTAGGTACCTTACTGTAATATTTAGGTCCCTTACTGTAATATTTAGGTACCTTACTGTAATATTTAGGTCCCTTAGGGTACCTTACTGTAATGTTTAGGTACCTTACTGTAA
Protein-coding sequences here:
- the LOC135560353 gene encoding zinc finger protein 184-like, which gives rise to MSSLSYSPPAKEEEDCWTEKEGPVKEEKEEEAITVKKEVEGEAVSVKEEDVSVKEEVDVTVEEEEGAFRVKEEEDAVEKVKEEDEITVTVIEEEEEKNGDLINTRERQDSHSDSEKRLSEEPETSKSARRRHSSQCGKSLTKLGSLKNHDITHTGEKPYQCSQCGKSFTRFWNLKEHVRTHTGEKPHHCSQCGKSFIRLSHLKEHKRTHTGEKSYYCSQCGKGFIQLRKLKMHEMTHTGEKPYHCSECENRYVSSGALKSHKRTHTGEKPYLCSQCGKSFSWPGQLKEHERTHTGVKPYYCSLCGKSFTHLGNLKRHKRSHAVEKPYQCSQCENVFLSPWDLKKHEKTHSVERPFKCSQCGKRFIQRCHLKAHEKIHTGEKPMCSHCGKSFTQLGA